From Agromyces sp. SYSU T00194, a single genomic window includes:
- a CDS encoding NUDIX hydrolase family protein, which translates to MSVRTPDPDPDWEPEGEPAAPPANPGWLSDIELEEVRQRLPLIYVEAVPVRVDGLGTVVEVGVLLRGTPTGEITRTLVSGRVLYGETLRDALFRHLEKDLGPMAFPLLPASPVPFAVAEYFPMPGISPFTDDRQHAVSLAYVVPVTGTCEPRQDALEVTWMTPEEACAPEVAAEMEGGRGTLIRQALASVGRLP; encoded by the coding sequence ATGAGCGTGCGCACCCCCGACCCCGATCCCGACTGGGAGCCCGAGGGCGAGCCGGCCGCGCCGCCGGCCAACCCGGGCTGGCTGAGCGACATCGAGCTCGAGGAGGTGCGCCAGCGCCTCCCGCTGATCTACGTCGAGGCGGTGCCGGTGCGCGTCGACGGCCTCGGCACGGTCGTGGAGGTGGGCGTGCTGCTGCGCGGCACTCCCACCGGCGAGATCACCCGCACGCTGGTCTCCGGTCGCGTGCTCTACGGCGAGACGCTGCGCGATGCGCTGTTCCGCCACCTCGAGAAGGACCTCGGGCCGATGGCGTTCCCGCTGCTGCCGGCGAGCCCCGTGCCGTTCGCGGTCGCCGAGTACTTCCCGATGCCGGGCATCTCGCCGTTCACCGACGACCGCCAGCACGCCGTGTCGCTCGCCTACGTGGTGCCCGTCACGGGCACCTGCGAGCCGCGCCAGGATGCGCTCGAGGTCACCTGGATGACCCCCGAGGAGGCGTGCGCGCCCGAGGTCGCCGCCGAGATGGAGGGCGGCCGCGGCACGCTCATCCGCCAGGCGCTCGCCTCGGTCGGCCGCCTGCCCTAG
- a CDS encoding alpha/beta hydrolase: MDPTPCGARREGRTIDAREPVTIDEASVLWSSSDADREGRPLLVLLHGYNSHEGDLFGLAPYLPLQPVIASLRAPIDTGYGFAWFPLQVRADGGVGLGEAEARRAESAADAVIAWAEALDPAPTAIGLLGFSQGGALSIELLRRRSDLFDFAVSLAGFVLPGERAGDAELAERRPPVFWGRGTDDQVIPADAIARTQEWLPGRVGLDARIYEGLGHAVSERELGDVTAFLSARYA, encoded by the coding sequence ATGGACCCCACGCCCTGCGGGGCACGACGGGAGGGGCGAACCATCGACGCACGCGAACCGGTGACCATCGACGAGGCATCCGTGCTGTGGTCGTCGTCCGACGCCGACCGCGAGGGGCGCCCGCTGCTGGTGCTGCTGCACGGCTACAACTCGCACGAGGGCGACCTGTTCGGGCTCGCGCCCTACCTGCCGCTGCAGCCGGTCATCGCGTCGCTGCGCGCCCCGATCGATACCGGCTACGGGTTCGCGTGGTTCCCGCTGCAGGTGCGCGCCGACGGGGGCGTCGGACTCGGCGAGGCGGAGGCGCGGCGCGCGGAATCGGCGGCCGACGCGGTGATCGCGTGGGCGGAGGCGCTCGACCCGGCGCCGACCGCGATCGGCCTGCTCGGCTTCTCGCAGGGCGGGGCGCTCTCGATCGAGCTGCTGCGCCGGCGCAGCGACCTGTTCGACTTCGCCGTGTCGCTGGCGGGCTTCGTGCTGCCCGGCGAGCGCGCGGGCGACGCGGAGCTCGCGGAGCGGCGGCCGCCGGTCTTCTGGGGCCGCGGCACCGACGACCAGGTGATCCCCGCCGACGCGATCGCGCGCACCCAGGAGTGGCTGCCGGGTCGGGTCGGCCTCGACGCGCGCATCTACGAGGGGCTCGGGCACGCCGTGTCCGAGCGCGAGCTCGGCGACGTGACGGCCTTCCTCAGCGCGCGCTACGCCTGA
- a CDS encoding LysR family substrate-binding domain-containing protein — MSYVEGVSPSKWLRAWADRRPDQPLEATRVPEAEQLAGLASGEVDLAFVRLPVPTDDLHAIPLWEEVAVVVAPKDHAIAAVDEVTLADLEDEPRAPVQPSPAGTIELVAAGTGVAIVPHSIARLHHRRDVVAVPVTDAPTTRIALVWRIARDDDDIQEFVGVVRGRTSRSSRGAADEASAAAEPKPDDRRGRRSARPGRERHDRRGTTSARDGRSSRRGRRR; from the coding sequence ATGAGCTACGTCGAGGGCGTGAGCCCGTCGAAGTGGTTGCGTGCGTGGGCCGATCGGCGCCCCGACCAGCCGCTCGAGGCGACCCGCGTGCCCGAGGCCGAGCAGCTCGCGGGTCTCGCGTCGGGCGAGGTCGACCTCGCCTTCGTGCGCCTGCCGGTGCCGACCGACGACCTGCACGCGATTCCCCTCTGGGAGGAGGTCGCGGTGGTCGTCGCCCCGAAGGACCACGCGATCGCCGCGGTCGACGAGGTCACCCTCGCCGACCTGGAGGACGAGCCGCGCGCGCCGGTGCAGCCGAGCCCGGCCGGCACGATCGAGCTCGTCGCCGCGGGCACGGGCGTGGCGATCGTGCCGCACTCGATCGCGCGCCTGCACCACCGTCGCGACGTGGTGGCGGTGCCGGTGACGGATGCCCCGACGACGCGCATCGCGCTGGTCTGGCGCATCGCGCGCGACGACGACGACATCCAGGAGTTCGTCGGCGTCGTGCGCGGGCGCACGTCGCGCTCGTCGCGCGGGGCCGCCGACGAGGCATCCGCCGCCGCCGAACCGAAGCCCGACGATCGCCGCGGTCGCCGCAGCGCACGGCCGGGCCGCGAGCGCCACGACCGGCGCGGCACCACCTCGGCGCGCGACGGCCGCAGCAGCCGACGGGGGCGCCGCCGGTGA
- a CDS encoding glutamine amidotransferase yields the protein MKPFLFLSARPEVEAVGPEYESVRSAMDLDAGRLEHHRLDVAGLERQDLSAFAGVVVGGSPFNVTTAPEHVSDVQRRVEDDLAWVAERGLAGEVPVLFTCYGIGVLTRVLGGEVGLDHGEEAQAVRVELTDEGRLDPLTGVLPPEFEALVGHKEATVRLPERATLLAGSATCPVQVYRVGTRVYATQFHPEVTSADFVARARVYRHHGYFPAREMAAVEARINGASVTWPRTMLARFAELFG from the coding sequence GTGAAGCCGTTCCTGTTCCTCTCCGCCAGGCCCGAGGTCGAGGCCGTCGGGCCCGAGTACGAGTCGGTGCGCTCCGCGATGGACCTCGATGCGGGCCGCCTCGAGCACCACCGGCTCGACGTGGCGGGCCTCGAGCGCCAGGACCTCTCCGCGTTCGCGGGCGTCGTGGTCGGCGGCAGCCCGTTCAACGTGACGACCGCGCCCGAGCACGTCTCCGACGTGCAGCGGCGCGTCGAGGACGACCTCGCCTGGGTCGCCGAGCGCGGCCTCGCCGGCGAGGTGCCCGTGCTGTTCACCTGCTACGGCATCGGCGTGCTCACGCGCGTGCTCGGCGGCGAGGTCGGGCTCGACCACGGCGAGGAGGCGCAGGCCGTGCGCGTGGAGCTGACCGACGAGGGGCGGCTCGACCCGCTGACCGGCGTGCTGCCGCCCGAGTTCGAGGCGCTCGTCGGGCACAAGGAGGCGACCGTGCGGCTGCCGGAGCGGGCCACGCTGCTCGCCGGCTCGGCGACCTGCCCGGTGCAGGTGTACCGCGTGGGCACGCGCGTCTACGCCACCCAGTTCCACCCCGAGGTCACCTCGGCCGACTTCGTGGCGCGGGCGCGGGTGTACCGCCACCACGGGTACTTCCCGGCGCGCGAGATGGCCGCGGTCGAGGCCCGCATCAACGGCGCGTCCGTCACCTGGCCGCGCACGATGCTCGCGCGGTTCGCCGAGCTGTTCGGGTAG
- a CDS encoding ATP-dependent DNA ligase, which yields MPGSGEQVVQVGGRRLRITSLDKVMYPEAGTTKGDVIGYYAEIAPVLLPYVAGRPCTRKRWVDGVGTADAPGGTFFAKDLGQGTPDWVRRARIPHSDHDNTYPVVDDLPTLVWLAQLAALELHVPQWRFDAAGTPQHPDRLVLDLDPGEGVGLGGCAEVAFLVREILDGMGLASVPVTSGSKGIHLYAPLDGTLSSDQASALARELARSLEADHPKLVVSSMSKSVRPGRVFLDWSQNNGKKTTIAPYSLRGRFRPTVAAPRTWEELADAELRHLEYGEVLALVAERGDPMEPLRQGHVGASPGEFMATVADAAAQGASDRLGRYREKRSADRTPEPVPAAGAAPPAPGDLPRFVIQHHFASREHYDVRLEHDGVLVSWAVPKGLPEESGRNHLAVMTEDHPLEYATFEGTIPTGEYGAGRVDLWDTGVYDLEKWRDDEVIVTLHTDRGGPAGDGRFALIRTDGSGEKSTWLLHRMKRPARMRPAPRPRVVESTEPAAPSTSAPAPATRAPGAAAPEPDRPFTWRPMLATVARPLDLREGDWVAEMKWDGMRALVEVDDGGLRMFTRNGVEVAARYPELAGLPTRVDAAQAVLDGEVVALDASGRPDFGRMQQRMHLTAPREIRAAAERVPVRLLLFDVLAVDGESVVDRPYRDRRDLLERLVPPDPASPVQVPPAFVGDVAAAIEQSRALGLEGVVAKDADSRYRPGARSPDWLKVKHERVQSVVVGGWRPGKGMREGTFGSLLIGIPGAGGLRYAGRVGTGFSDAQLTRIAGLLEPLRRADSPFVEMPPAEASDAVWVDPRLVGEIAFGEWTPAGLARHPTWRGLRPDVDPADVTEEA from the coding sequence CGACGGGGTGGGCACGGCGGATGCCCCGGGCGGCACGTTCTTCGCGAAGGACCTCGGCCAGGGCACTCCCGACTGGGTGCGGCGGGCGCGCATCCCGCACTCCGACCACGACAACACCTACCCCGTGGTCGACGACCTGCCGACGCTGGTCTGGCTCGCCCAGCTCGCGGCGCTCGAACTGCACGTGCCGCAGTGGCGGTTCGACGCGGCCGGCACTCCGCAGCACCCCGACCGGCTGGTGCTCGACCTCGACCCGGGCGAGGGGGTGGGGCTCGGCGGATGCGCCGAGGTGGCGTTCCTCGTCCGCGAGATCCTCGACGGCATGGGCCTCGCCTCGGTGCCCGTGACGAGCGGGTCCAAGGGCATCCACCTCTACGCCCCCCTCGACGGGACGCTCTCGAGCGACCAGGCGAGCGCCCTGGCCCGCGAGCTCGCCCGCAGCCTCGAGGCCGACCACCCGAAGCTCGTCGTGAGCTCCATGAGCAAGTCCGTCCGGCCCGGCCGGGTGTTCCTCGACTGGAGCCAGAACAACGGCAAGAAGACGACCATCGCGCCGTACTCGTTGCGCGGCCGGTTCCGGCCGACGGTCGCGGCGCCCCGCACGTGGGAGGAGCTCGCCGACGCCGAGCTGCGCCACCTCGAGTACGGCGAGGTGCTCGCGCTGGTCGCAGAGCGCGGCGATCCCATGGAGCCGCTCCGCCAGGGACACGTGGGCGCGTCGCCGGGGGAGTTCATGGCGACCGTGGCGGACGCCGCCGCCCAGGGGGCATCCGATCGCCTCGGCCGCTACCGCGAGAAGCGCTCGGCCGACCGCACGCCAGAACCCGTGCCCGCCGCCGGTGCCGCGCCGCCCGCGCCGGGCGACCTGCCGCGATTCGTGATCCAGCACCACTTCGCCAGCCGCGAGCACTACGACGTCCGCCTCGAGCACGACGGCGTGCTGGTGAGCTGGGCCGTGCCGAAGGGGCTGCCCGAGGAGTCGGGGCGCAACCACCTCGCGGTCATGACCGAGGACCACCCGCTCGAGTACGCCACCTTCGAGGGCACCATTCCGACAGGGGAATACGGCGCCGGCCGGGTCGACCTGTGGGATACCGGGGTCTACGACCTCGAGAAGTGGCGCGACGACGAGGTGATCGTGACGCTGCACACCGACCGCGGCGGGCCGGCGGGCGACGGGCGGTTCGCGCTCATCCGCACCGACGGGTCGGGCGAGAAGTCGACCTGGCTGCTGCACCGCATGAAGCGGCCCGCGCGGATGCGGCCGGCGCCGCGCCCGCGCGTCGTGGAGTCGACCGAGCCCGCCGCGCCGTCGACCTCCGCGCCGGCTCCCGCCACGCGGGCGCCCGGGGCTGCGGCCCCCGAGCCCGATCGCCCCTTCACGTGGCGCCCCATGCTCGCCACCGTGGCCCGACCGCTCGATCTCCGCGAGGGCGACTGGGTCGCCGAGATGAAGTGGGACGGCATGCGTGCCCTCGTCGAGGTCGACGACGGCGGGCTCCGGATGTTCACGCGCAACGGCGTCGAAGTCGCCGCGCGCTACCCCGAGCTCGCCGGCCTGCCGACCCGCGTCGATGCCGCTCAAGCGGTGCTCGACGGCGAGGTCGTCGCGCTCGACGCGAGCGGCCGCCCCGACTTCGGGCGCATGCAGCAGCGGATGCACCTCACCGCGCCGCGCGAGATCCGCGCCGCGGCCGAGCGCGTGCCCGTGCGCCTGCTGCTGTTCGACGTGCTCGCCGTCGACGGCGAGTCGGTCGTCGACCGGCCGTACCGCGACCGCCGCGACCTGCTCGAACGCCTCGTGCCGCCCGACCCCGCATCGCCCGTGCAGGTGCCGCCCGCGTTCGTCGGCGACGTCGCCGCCGCGATCGAGCAGAGCCGCGCGCTCGGCCTCGAGGGCGTCGTGGCGAAGGACGCCGACTCGCGCTACCGGCCCGGCGCCCGCTCGCCCGACTGGCTGAAGGTCAAGCACGAGCGCGTGCAGTCCGTGGTCGTCGGCGGCTGGCGGCCGGGCAAGGGCATGCGCGAGGGCACGTTCGGTTCGTTGCTCATCGGCATCCCCGGCGCCGGGGGACTCCGCTACGCGGGGCGGGTCGGCACGGGCTTCAGCGACGCGCAGCTCACCCGCATCGCGGGGCTGCTGGAGCCGCTGCGCCGGGCGGACAGCCCGTTCGTCGAGATGCCGCCGGCCGAGGCATCCGATGCCGTGTGGGTCGACCCGCGTCTCGTCGGCGAGATCGCGTTCGGCGAGTGGACGCCCGCGGGCCTCGCCCGCCACCCCACCTGGCGCGGACTGCGCCCCGACGTCGACCCCGCCGACGTCACCGAGGAGGCGTGA